A window of Borrelia sp. A-FGy1 contains these coding sequences:
- a CDS encoding KH domain-containing protein, with protein sequence MKEYGNEIELIEFVVKSLVDKRDEVKLNVVEGEKSTILELKVSTSDVGKIIGRRGRIARAIRTLLSACAAKTNRRVQLEILD encoded by the coding sequence AGAACTTATAGAGTTTGTGGTAAAGTCCCTTGTGGATAAAAGAGATGAAGTTAAATTAAATGTGGTTGAGGGGGAAAAGTCAACTATTTTGGAATTGAAAGTTTCTACAAGTGATGTTGGGAAAATAATAGGGAGAAGAGGTCGTATTGCAAGAGCTATTAGGACATTACTCAGTGCTTGCGCTGCAAAGACAAACAGGAGAGTTCAGCTAGAAATTTTGGATTAA